In Pseudomonas flavescens, the sequence GTTCGAGGAGTTGCACACCAACCCCTCGCTGTAGGGGCCAGCATAAGCCAGACGCCCCTGCTGATCCCAGATGGCGATGGCCGGGCTGGCCGGAATCGACTCCATGCCCTCCAGCGACTCAAGAGGCGTGAGCTTGCCGCGCAGGAACGGCAGCATTTCGCCCTCGCTTCCCGGCTTCTGCACACTGTAGAACTCGACGCCGGAAAAGCGGTAGAGGCTGATCAGATAATTGAGGTGGGCATCGGTTTCCTTGTGGCACGGGCACTGGGGGTCCCAGAAATGCACCACGCGGATCTTGCCCGGCCCGGCGAGCTCGGCGGGCAGTTTCAGCCCGCCGCCCTGAAAGAATACCGCCTGCTGTTCCTGATCGCCGAAGGGGCGCAGGTAGGCGACACCAAAACGGCCCCACACCCACGCCCCGATCGCCAGCACGATGGCCAGCAGCAGCAGGCACAGAATCAGCAGGAAGCGCTTGGACGGAGCGGTCTGATCCTTGCTCATCTACTCGGGCTCACGGCCGTACTTGATACGGAACTGCTTTTCCATTTCCTTGCAGCTATCGGTAGCGAACGAGCGCGAGGTCGGCTTGGCCGTCGGGTCATTCGCCTTGACCCAGCAGGCCTGAATGGCACCCAGCTCGTTGGCTTGAATGTCGGCGGTCTGCTCGCGGGTGATGGCGTAGATGATGATGCCGAACACCAGCACGATGAACCCCAGACCCAGCAGGGTCAGCCACAGACAGCCACCGCGCTTGCCAGTGTCTGGCTGCTCAGTGGATGGATTGCGTGCCTTGTCGTCGCTCATGATCTACCCCTGCCGAAGAGGGTGCGGAACATAGCATTTTTACTCTGGGCGGGGCAGGGGCCAAAAAGCACACATGAAAATCAGGGTTATCGCCCTCCCCTGCCCCGCCGGGGCGCAGAAGCGCGCCATCAGGGGGCTCTGCGGCAGCCGCCCGAGCCTCTCCGACCGACAGCCGACATACGCCGTTACGACCCGTGTGCCGGCCCGGGGAACCCGCCGATCGTCCCGCCAACCGTAGCCTCTGGCGCCCTGCCTGGCTGGCCAAGCATGCCTCATCAGGGCGGCGGGCAAATTTCTGGTCAAACCTATTGCGGTGAACTTCACTCATACCTTGTGAGGGCTGAATTGTATTGCGGGTGCCGCACGATCCAGGCTGATCAGCTCTCGGATATCCCATGCCGGCAGGAATGCCGGAGCCAGAGGAGAAGAGTCATGATCAATCACATTTGGGGGCTACTGGCCAATCCGGGCCGCGAGTGGCGCAACATCGACCGGGAAAAGGAAAGCATCACGCGCCTTTACGCCCATCACGTACTACTGATGGCACTCATTCCCGTCGTCAGTGCCTTCATCGGCACCACCCAAATCGGTTGGCATCTGGGTGGCGAGGCCTACAAGGTGGCGATCCCCACGGCAGCAGCGCTGGGTATCGTGTTCTATATCCTGATGCTGGTCGGCGTCGCCATCATGGGTAACGTCATCCACTGGATGTCGGATTCGTTCGCCAGCCGCCCGAGCCGTCGCCGCTGCATCGTCTTCGCCGGCTACGTGGCCACGCCGCTGTTCATCGCCGGTATCGCGCTGCTGTACCCGAAAGCCTGGTTGCTGCTGATGGTCGGCATCATCGCCCTCGCCTACAGCGCTCGCCTTCTTTATGTAGGCATGCCGGCGTTTCTGCGCATTCCGGTCAACGAGGGCCTGACCATCTCGGGAGGTACCCTGGCGATCGGCGTGCTGGTACTGGAGCTGATTCTGGCACTGACCGTAGCGCTCTGGGGCCTGGGCTTCAACGACTACGCGGTAAGCTGGTCGCTGTTCCGCTAACGGCCAGCCCCACACGCCACGCCTGGAGCCGCAGGTTGCGAGCCTGCGAAGGCTCGTCACTTGCGGCTCCTGGTTTACAGGTCGGTCATAGAAACCAGCGGTACTCGCGGGCACTGATGCTGTCCATGAACGCCAGGTGATCCTGGCGTTTGTTCTCGCAATAGACCATCACGAACTCCTCGCCCAGCCCGGCATTCACCGCCGGGTGATGGCGCATGGCTGCGACCGCGGAAAGCATGTCCATGGGAAAATCGATACCGCTCTGGCGGTTCTCGTTCAACGGAGCGATGGGCTCGATGCGCTGCTCCAGACCATGCTCCATGGCCGCCAGAATCGCCGCCAGCACCAGATAGGGGTTGGCGTCGGCACCCGCCAGGCGGTGTTCGATGCGCAGGTTGCGGGCATCCGAATCGGGGATACGCACGCAGGCGTCACGATCTTCATGCCCCCAACTGGCGCGACTCGCCGCATTCACCCGCGAGCCGTAGCGTCGGTAGGCATTGTGATGGGCGGCGAAGATCGGCATGCAATGCGGCAGCCATGCCAGGCAGCCGGCCACGGCGTGACGTAACGGCCGCTGTTCATCGATGGCCAGCAAGTTGTTGCCCTGCGCGTCATAGAGGCTGACGTGCACGTGCATGCCGCTGCCGGGAGCATCGAGATAGGGTTTGCTCATGAAGCTGGCCCGATGGCCATTCTTGAGCGCCACGCCGCGGGTAAGCCGAGTGAAGAGCGCTGCCCAGTCCGCCGCCTGCAGGCCGTCGTCACAGTGACCGAAATTGATCTCGAACTGCCCCGGGCCAATTTCCGCAGTGATCACGTTGGCATCGATGCCCTGCTCCTCGGCCGCCTCGACGATCTCGTGCAGCACCGTGGAAAAACGCGACAGCCGGTCGATATGCAGGGTGGGCTGATCGTCCTCGTCGCCACACAGGCTGTCGCGCGGGTACTGGGGCAGCCCGTCCTTGAGGGCACGGTCAAACAGATAGAACTCCAGCTCGAAAGCCACTACCGGACGAATGCCCTTGGCCGCCAACCGCTGCAGAACCCGCGACAGCACCTCCCGTGGCTCGAACTCGATGGGCGATTCGGTGCCATCGGAGCTGATCAGCATCTGCCCCAGGGGCTGGCTTCCCCAGCGTACCGGCTTGAGCGTGCCGGGAATCAGCCGGCGCGTGGCATCCGGGTCGCCATCGTTGAAGCAGTAGTCGCCGATCACGTGCAGGCCGCCCTGTGCGCCGAGCAGCACGCAGTTCTGCGGCAGCTTGAGCAGGCTGCCGGCGGCGACCTTCTCCAGCATGTCGATGGGATAGCGTTTGCCATAGAAGTGCCCGGGAATGTCCAGACAGATCAGGTCCACGTAGCGGACGTCAGGGTGAGCGGCGCGAAAGGCGCGGACTTCGTCGAGCAGGTTGTCGGTGGTCATGGCGAGGATCCCGTGTCCGCTCAGCGGAACACCCAGAGTACCCGTGCGGGCTGATCGGTAAGGTTGGCGTAACGAAAGTGGCGATGGGGCGGCAACTGGAAGCTGTCGTCGGGGCCCAGAGTGATGGGATCGGGCTGATCGTCCAGCCAGATGCTCAACTGCCCTTCGAGCACGAAGCCGCCCTGCTCCGAACTGTCGTTCAGGTGCCCGTCACCACTGGTGGCGCCAGGCGCCAGGTGACTCTCCAGCATGGCAAAGCCAGCCGACATGCTCGGCGACACCAGCACATCGGTGATCCCTCCGGCGTAGTAAAGCGTGCGACGCTCCCCGGGCCGGGTGACCCAGGGCAACGCCCGGGGCTTGGCAAGGCTGTAGAAATAGGTGGTCGGCACCCCGAGGGTCTCGCTGATGGCGGTCAGATCCGCCACGGTCGGCCGTGACAGGCCACGTTCGACCTGGGACAGAAAACCCACCGAGCGACCGATACGGGCGGCCAGCTCACCCAACGTCAGGTTCTTGTGCTTGCGCAGGTCGCGAATCAGGATCGCGAGCCCCTCGATTTCTTCTTGCATGTCCATGCTGCTGTCCTTCATATGCTGTCGCGCAGCCGGTACCAGGCCTTGCCCGCCGCTTCGAGCGGCGCAGCCAGCCACGAGCCGCCGGGAAACCGCGGGTTGCCGATGCGTTGATAGAGTGCCAGCAACTGTTCATCGCCGAGAATCGAATCGCTCACCGCCCGCGCCGCGGCCAGGGTCGGCAGCACGCCGTGGCCGGAAAAACCCTGCAGCCAGTAACGCTGGCCCTGGCGGCCAACATCGGGTGTGCGCTTCAGGGTGACATCGATATGCCCGCCCCAGCCAAACTCGATATCCACACCGGCGAGCTGCGGAAACACACGTTCCAGATAGGGCCGAGTAGCCGCGGGCACGTCGCTGGGCAATCCACCCAGATAGGTACAACCACCGCCGAACAGCAGGCGGTTGTCCGGCGTGAGGCGGAAATAGTCGGGGACGAACTGGTTGTCGATCACGCAACTGTCATGGGGCAACAGCGATCGCGCCAGCTGTGGCTCGAGCACCGCCGTCGCCACCTGATAGGAACCCACCGGCAGAATGCGCCGGGACAGGGATCTGTCCAGATCGTCGAGGTAGGCATTACAGGCCAACACCAGCACATCGGCCCGTACTTCACCTTGGTCGGTACGCGCACGGTAGCCGCCAGCCGACGCTTCGTACGCGAGCACCTGGCTCTGTTCGAAGATCAGCCCCCCAGCCTGCTCGATGGCCGTCGCCAGGCCCTGGGCCAATTTCAGCGGATTGAGATGGGCGCCCCGGGCGTCATGCAGCGCAGCGATGTAGCGCGGGCTATCGACCCACTCACGCAGTTCCTCGCCCTCGATCAGGCGCAGATCCCCGTAGCCCCATTTGTGCAGCGCTTCGCTCTGCGCCTCGCGCAACTGACCGACACGCCGCTGCTGGACCGCAGTCCACAAGCTGCCGAGCCGGTAATCGACCTCGAAACCATGGCGCCCAGGCAACTCGCGCATTTCTTCGGCAGCCCAGCACATGCTGTCCCAGAGGCGCCGCGCGCCGTCGGGGCCAAGCGCCCTTTCCAGCGGCGGCATATCGCAGGACCAGCCCAGCAAGGCCTGCCCGCCGTTACGCCCGGACGCCGCCCAGGCGACCCGGCTGGCTTCCAGCAGCACCACGCGCTTGCCAGCCAGGGCCAGGCGCAGGCCGGTATGCAGCCCGCTGAAACCAGCGCCGATGATCAGCACGTCACAATCGAGACTGGCGTCCAGGCTGGGGCGAAGCGGAATCGAGCCGGGATAGCTGCCAGCGTAATAAGTGCCGACATGCTGGGAGGACTGCTTGAACATGAAATGAAATTATCGAAAGATATTTCATGAAAAAATACTACATTAATTTCATATCGCCAAGCAGGTTCCAACCGAAGGCACCTTTTCCCGGGATGAACGAACCGTTGGGCCGCGACCGGGTCGAAGCCCCCACAACAATCGAAGCACTGGCGACTGCATGACCGAAAGCGGCCATCGAGTACAGTTCGCCCTTGCCCAGGAGCCTAGAAATGATCCGACGTTCACACCTGACCACTCCCCTCTTGCTGGCCTGCGGCATTCTGCTGATCGCCGGTTGCGCCAGCCGGGAAGAAGACGCTGCCAAGGCGCCCCCCCATCAGGATCCGGCCACGGTGGTGACGCCCGAACAACAGGCAGGTGACGACGACTTCCAACGCCTGAACAGCCTCGCGCAGCGCGGCGACCTGGACAGCCAGTTCAAGCTCGGCAGCTTCTACTTCGTCGGCAAACCGCAGAAGGATCTCAAGCAGGCCGAGTACTGGTGGAAACAGGCAGCCGATCGCGGCCATGCCGAAGCGGCCGTGAGCCTCGCCTACCTGTATACAGGACGCGACAACCCGGAATTCGGCAACCCGCAGGCCATGCTCAAGTACCTGAATCAGTCCGCCAGTAGCGGCAACCCCATGGCTCAGCACATTCTCGGCAACCTCTACATGCGCGGTATCCAGGGTGTCGAACGCGACCCCAACCAGGCCCGCCGCCTGTTCCAGAGCGCCTGCCGACAGAACTACGCAGCCAGCTGCAAGGCGCTGGACAGCAAGCCGGGCGCCTGATCAACACCTGCCCGCCGAGCGCGTGCCGTGTGGATTTTGCGTACCGATAGCCGTGGCGCGTCGTGCTTATCGCTTATCATCGCCGACCTGCCGCCATCGGCGACAGCGGCGGCATCAGGGCATACAGAATGGAAACTCAAGACAGGCAGGGATGACATGAGCAACAGACAACTGGACGACATCAGTAAATTTCTCAGCTTCGTGCTCAGGCACGAGCCTCAGGCAATCGGGCTGCAGCTGGACAGCGAAGGCTGGGCCTCCATCGACAGGTTGATAGAAGGTGCAGCCCGAGAAGGCCGCGACCTGGATCTGCAACTGATCCGGGCCGTGGTCAGCGGCAGCGACAAGAAACGCTTCGGTATTTCCGAAGACGGATTGCGGATTCGCGCGGTACAAGGGCACTCCACTGCCGACGTGCAGCTTCAGCACACCGAGAAGCAGCCCCCCGAGTGGCTCTACCACGGTACTGCCACGCGTTTCCTGCCCGCCATCGAACGCGAGGGGCTGATCCCCGGGGCTCGCCACCACGTGCATCTATCTGCGGACAGATCGACGGCCATGGACGTGGGCAAACGCTACGGCACCCCGGTGCTCCTGAAAATCGAAGCCCTGCGCATGCACCAGCAGGGCTTCAAGTTCTTCCAGGCGGATAACGGCGT encodes:
- a CDS encoding DUF6436 domain-containing protein; the encoded protein is MSKDQTAPSKRFLLILCLLLLAIVLAIGAWVWGRFGVAYLRPFGDQEQQAVFFQGGGLKLPAELAGPGKIRVVHFWDPQCPCHKETDAHLNYLISLYRFSGVEFYSVQKPGSEGEMLPFLRGKLTPLESLEGMESIPASPAIAIWDQQGRLAYAGPYSEGLVCNSSNSFVEPILDALSANRSVSAANTMSVGCYCDWKPVEGS
- a CDS encoding Yip1 family protein, producing the protein MINHIWGLLANPGREWRNIDREKESITRLYAHHVLLMALIPVVSAFIGTTQIGWHLGGEAYKVAIPTAAALGIVFYILMLVGVAIMGNVIHWMSDSFASRPSRRRCIVFAGYVATPLFIAGIALLYPKAWLLLMVGIIALAYSARLLYVGMPAFLRIPVNEGLTISGGTLAIGVLVLELILALTVALWGLGFNDYAVSWSLFR
- a CDS encoding helix-turn-helix domain-containing protein; the protein is MDMQEEIEGLAILIRDLRKHKNLTLGELAARIGRSVGFLSQVERGLSRPTVADLTAISETLGVPTTYFYSLAKPRALPWVTRPGERRTLYYAGGITDVLVSPSMSAGFAMLESHLAPGATSGDGHLNDSSEQGGFVLEGQLSIWLDDQPDPITLGPDDSFQLPPHRHFRYANLTDQPARVLWVFR
- a CDS encoding RNA 2'-phosphotransferase; its protein translation is MSNRQLDDISKFLSFVLRHEPQAIGLQLDSEGWASIDRLIEGAAREGRDLDLQLIRAVVSGSDKKRFGISEDGLRIRAVQGHSTADVQLQHTEKQPPEWLYHGTATRFLPAIEREGLIPGARHHVHLSADRSTAMDVGKRYGTPVLLKIEALRMHQQGFKFFQADNGVWLTDKVPVEFFD
- a CDS encoding NAD(P)/FAD-dependent oxidoreductase, yielding MFKQSSQHVGTYYAGSYPGSIPLRPSLDASLDCDVLIIGAGFSGLHTGLRLALAGKRVVLLEASRVAWAASGRNGGQALLGWSCDMPPLERALGPDGARRLWDSMCWAAEEMRELPGRHGFEVDYRLGSLWTAVQQRRVGQLREAQSEALHKWGYGDLRLIEGEELREWVDSPRYIAALHDARGAHLNPLKLAQGLATAIEQAGGLIFEQSQVLAYEASAGGYRARTDQGEVRADVLVLACNAYLDDLDRSLSRRILPVGSYQVATAVLEPQLARSLLPHDSCVIDNQFVPDYFRLTPDNRLLFGGGCTYLGGLPSDVPAATRPYLERVFPQLAGVDIEFGWGGHIDVTLKRTPDVGRQGQRYWLQGFSGHGVLPTLAAARAVSDSILGDEQLLALYQRIGNPRFPGGSWLAAPLEAAGKAWYRLRDSI
- a CDS encoding tetratricopeptide repeat protein — encoded protein: MIRRSHLTTPLLLACGILLIAGCASREEDAAKAPPHQDPATVVTPEQQAGDDDFQRLNSLAQRGDLDSQFKLGSFYFVGKPQKDLKQAEYWWKQAADRGHAEAAVSLAYLYTGRDNPEFGNPQAMLKYLNQSASSGNPMAQHILGNLYMRGIQGVERDPNQARRLFQSACRQNYAASCKALDSKPGA
- a CDS encoding glutamine synthetase family protein; this encodes MTTDNLLDEVRAFRAAHPDVRYVDLICLDIPGHFYGKRYPIDMLEKVAAGSLLKLPQNCVLLGAQGGLHVIGDYCFNDGDPDATRRLIPGTLKPVRWGSQPLGQMLISSDGTESPIEFEPREVLSRVLQRLAAKGIRPVVAFELEFYLFDRALKDGLPQYPRDSLCGDEDDQPTLHIDRLSRFSTVLHEIVEAAEEQGIDANVITAEIGPGQFEINFGHCDDGLQAADWAALFTRLTRGVALKNGHRASFMSKPYLDAPGSGMHVHVSLYDAQGNNLLAIDEQRPLRHAVAGCLAWLPHCMPIFAAHHNAYRRYGSRVNAASRASWGHEDRDACVRIPDSDARNLRIEHRLAGADANPYLVLAAILAAMEHGLEQRIEPIAPLNENRQSGIDFPMDMLSAVAAMRHHPAVNAGLGEEFVMVYCENKRQDHLAFMDSISAREYRWFL